In Roseiconus lacunae, a genomic segment contains:
- a CDS encoding DUF4013 domain-containing protein, producing the protein MNESSVETMPFSDDIPADKVASDHTTLHATDPQIDRPPEFCHASESQTFADDSAEDSKDLTSERPTSDELPEQRGGTLRRLMGGVGWVISAVFSIVSLIVCLAFLAAIPIVQLVSFGYLLEVAGGLARGKKLRDSLPHLDSCRRIGIVIGAVVVGALPVQLLAHLESVAALINPGSNQSDQMRIFAIAAAGAAMVYLLWALARGGRLRDFVWPQPIGFLRRGWRPTTYRELPDRLWNFTHSLQIPKFFWLGLRGAIGTLIWLIPAMIVIAANRNGETGLAGLVGIIAAITLGIVLMYLPMLQAHFAAENRWRALFEVRRIRRLFCYAPWAWLGAMLLSLVLFPIPLYLLKIEALPREVTWLPTLVFVAFILPARLSAGLALRRAKRIASDYGDGATKPSSWINFFSRWTVRTVMPVVVGVYLAFVTLSQYTSWDGLQTWVQQHAILIPIPFFGV; encoded by the coding sequence GTGAATGAATCCTCCGTCGAAACGATGCCCTTTTCCGACGATATCCCGGCCGACAAAGTTGCCTCCGACCATACCACGTTGCATGCTACCGATCCGCAGATCGACCGACCGCCGGAATTCTGTCACGCATCCGAGTCCCAAACTTTTGCTGACGATTCTGCAGAAGATTCCAAAGACCTAACCTCCGAACGCCCCACATCCGACGAGTTGCCCGAACAGCGTGGTGGCACTCTTCGACGACTGATGGGTGGGGTCGGTTGGGTGATTTCGGCGGTCTTTTCTATTGTATCGTTGATCGTTTGCTTGGCATTCCTGGCCGCGATCCCGATCGTCCAGTTGGTGTCGTTTGGTTACCTCTTGGAGGTTGCCGGAGGACTCGCTCGCGGTAAGAAGTTGCGTGATTCATTGCCGCATCTCGACTCGTGTCGACGCATCGGAATCGTCATCGGAGCAGTCGTCGTCGGCGCACTTCCGGTGCAATTACTTGCTCACCTGGAAAGCGTTGCGGCGTTGATTAATCCGGGGTCCAATCAATCGGATCAAATGCGCATCTTTGCGATCGCTGCCGCCGGTGCTGCAATGGTTTACTTACTGTGGGCTCTGGCCCGAGGCGGTCGATTACGCGACTTTGTTTGGCCCCAGCCGATCGGGTTTCTGCGACGCGGCTGGCGGCCGACTACTTACCGTGAGTTACCCGATCGTCTGTGGAATTTCACGCATTCGTTGCAAATTCCAAAGTTTTTTTGGCTCGGACTTAGGGGAGCGATCGGAACGCTGATCTGGCTAATTCCGGCGATGATCGTGATCGCGGCAAACCGCAACGGCGAGACCGGGTTGGCAGGCCTGGTAGGAATCATCGCGGCGATCACACTTGGGATCGTCCTGATGTACTTGCCGATGCTACAAGCTCATTTTGCCGCCGAAAACCGCTGGCGTGCCCTCTTCGAAGTTCGCCGCATTCGCCGTTTGTTTTGTTATGCCCCATGGGCGTGGCTGGGGGCAATGCTGTTAAGTCTGGTGCTGTTTCCAATCCCCTTGTATTTGCTAAAGATCGAGGCGTTACCCCGTGAAGTCACCTGGCTACCGACGCTCGTGTTTGTCGCCTTTATCTTGCCGGCGCGACTTTCGGCAGGATTGGCGCTGCGACGGGCCAAGCGAATTGCGAGCGACTATGGTGATGGAGCGACGAAACCAAGCAGTTGGATCAATTTCTTCTCACGATGGACCGTTCGTACCGTGATGCCGGTTGTCGTAGGGGTGTACTTAGCCTTCGTAACGCTCAGCCAATACACTAGCTGGGATGGTCTACAAACCTGGGTTCAACAACACGCGATTCTTATCCCGATTCCCTTTTTTGGTGTTTAG
- a CDS encoding leucine-rich repeat domain-containing protein: MVLVILGGGHFATANDRTFAYAIAPTVQLPSHFEDQCDRVCRSDPGQGIPKWDVPGWEQYMQVWSELAADPTNQSLRQFLGLPIGDDTGQSLAAIRATRGRSAPSWIGWKPGTYAQVDTPHFQIFSRSDRDKTTEVAEDLERCYWVWTQIFFPLWEGRAQATLHLRDDSSAGTMSDRLAGGRARLSTRKKMRVVLLRDADDYGRTLARLTGGSLQAVSQSTGFYSSERRTSFFFPDQSGDAIASRRHELVHQLFREATRSQLGGDEAGARSDFWLVEGIAGYFESMHFDNGFATVGGWDSPRLQFARYRVFAQQQVVPLAALRPDGQTQVQQRGDLAQFYAFAIAYTHWMMDSGDVATRRWIYQTLADLYRIKIDVETLNEPADPERGTVAMLRLDDATLASNPAGRTLEQLCLRGCLVSSKGLSQLEPAERLRWLDLTGLPINGDDLRRLVKSPESLTQLSLEACPMIDDAIASWLRSAKQLEELDLSGTRCGDLVLQSLAETTSLQTLWLTDTQVTDKSLEILSRLPQLETIDLRGTAVSAEQIARLQRQHPNWKLNP; the protein is encoded by the coding sequence ATGGTTCTCGTCATCCTTGGCGGCGGACATTTCGCAACCGCCAACGACCGAACGTTTGCGTATGCGATCGCCCCTACGGTCCAGCTACCAAGCCATTTTGAAGACCAGTGCGATCGGGTGTGCCGGTCCGACCCGGGACAAGGGATTCCCAAATGGGACGTGCCTGGCTGGGAGCAGTACATGCAAGTTTGGTCGGAGCTTGCTGCGGACCCGACCAACCAGTCGCTACGGCAATTTCTTGGTTTACCGATCGGCGACGATACCGGACAATCACTTGCCGCGATTCGCGCCACCCGAGGTCGAAGCGCGCCGTCATGGATCGGCTGGAAACCGGGAACCTACGCCCAAGTCGATACGCCGCATTTCCAGATCTTTTCACGATCCGACCGCGACAAAACGACCGAGGTCGCCGAAGACCTCGAACGCTGCTACTGGGTCTGGACGCAGATTTTTTTTCCGTTGTGGGAAGGCCGTGCTCAAGCGACGCTGCACCTGCGAGATGACTCATCCGCCGGAACAATGTCGGATCGATTGGCCGGTGGGCGTGCTCGATTGTCGACTCGGAAAAAAATGCGCGTCGTCCTTCTGCGGGATGCCGACGACTACGGACGAACACTCGCCCGTCTAACCGGTGGTTCGCTGCAAGCGGTTTCGCAGTCGACCGGCTTCTACAGCTCTGAACGACGGACATCGTTTTTCTTTCCTGACCAATCCGGTGACGCGATCGCCTCCAGGCGGCATGAATTAGTTCATCAATTGTTTCGCGAGGCCACGCGGAGCCAACTGGGAGGTGACGAAGCCGGCGCGCGATCAGATTTCTGGTTGGTCGAAGGCATCGCAGGTTACTTTGAGTCGATGCATTTCGACAACGGGTTCGCGACGGTCGGCGGATGGGATAGCCCACGGTTGCAATTCGCTCGCTACCGCGTCTTCGCACAACAGCAAGTGGTTCCTCTAGCTGCCTTGCGTCCCGATGGTCAAACGCAGGTGCAACAACGCGGCGACTTGGCACAGTTTTATGCCTTCGCGATCGCCTACACCCATTGGATGATGGACAGTGGTGACGTGGCGACCCGGCGATGGATCTACCAGACGCTCGCCGATCTTTATCGAATCAAGATCGATGTTGAAACTCTCAACGAGCCTGCCGATCCGGAACGAGGCACGGTGGCGATGCTGAGACTCGATGATGCCACCTTGGCGTCGAATCCTGCAGGACGAACGTTGGAGCAGCTTTGTCTGCGAGGTTGTTTGGTCAGTTCGAAAGGATTGTCACAGCTCGAGCCGGCCGAGCGATTGCGGTGGTTGGATCTGACCGGTTTGCCGATCAACGGCGATGACCTTCGACGACTGGTAAAGTCTCCCGAATCGTTGACGCAGTTATCGCTGGAGGCTTGCCCGATGATCGATGATGCGATTGCGTCTTGGCTTCGCTCGGCAAAACAGCTCGAAGAGTTGGACTTGTCTGGGACCCGCTGTGGCGATCTGGTGCTCCAATCGCTGGCGGAGACAACGTCCCTGCAAACACTTTGGTTGACCGACACTCAAGTCACCGACAAGTCGCTCGAGATTCTTAGCCGGCTACCTCAATTGGAAACGATCGACCTGCGAGGCACCGCAGTCTCTGCCGAACAAATCGCACGGCTTCAACGTCAGCATCCCAATTGGAAATTGAATCCGTGA
- a CDS encoding trypsin-like peptidase domain-containing protein yields the protein MRPIQISPAIGRRRRKTQRWYSRFAKYGLTFSIASAICVADVSAQQSALTSFESSVPVGRVSDSNRETPTVLAVRRASPAVVNLHGQKTVRSTAAGMAGGTGDGGFKHVNGMGTGVIIDPAGYVITNYHVVEDVDNIRVTLHDGSVTTARLIASRPRNDLALVKISTDQPLPTIPRGTSSDLMVGESVIAIGNAYGYVHTCTQGIVSALHRDVPVNDTQDYQDLIQISAGINPGNSGGPLLNIDGEIIGVNVAVRVGAQQIAFAIPIDQVVDIVTSMIEEHNATRLDTGLSTQGGPRDGDGVTITHVSASSSAARDGLKPGDRVVRVGARSVDDRLDYSLAMLHARPGQNLPIEVERDGQAIQLALAASNRSQQGQGSSDAAWSVIGIRAKPISQSAMNRLNARMRTPYRGGLMITSVRTGSEAAEQGIQVGDVLLGIHNWQTASLSDLAGILDHPDIKKGPKAKFYIVRREQTLYGHFQLAARDQTQHH from the coding sequence ATGCGACCGATCCAAATTTCCCCGGCCATCGGCCGTCGACGACGGAAGACCCAGCGATGGTACTCGCGATTCGCCAAGTACGGATTGACCTTTTCGATCGCTTCTGCCATCTGCGTTGCCGATGTTTCGGCTCAGCAGTCGGCGTTGACATCGTTCGAATCGTCAGTGCCTGTCGGTCGAGTCAGCGATTCCAATCGTGAAACTCCCACCGTCCTGGCCGTACGCCGCGCTAGCCCTGCAGTCGTAAACCTTCACGGTCAAAAAACCGTCCGCTCGACTGCCGCCGGTATGGCTGGCGGAACGGGCGACGGTGGTTTCAAGCACGTCAATGGCATGGGCACCGGCGTGATTATCGATCCGGCAGGCTACGTGATCACGAACTATCACGTGGTTGAGGATGTCGACAACATCCGTGTCACGTTGCACGACGGATCGGTCACGACCGCCCGATTGATCGCATCGCGTCCTCGCAATGATTTGGCACTTGTCAAGATCAGTACCGATCAACCGTTGCCGACCATTCCACGTGGCACCAGCAGCGACTTGATGGTGGGCGAAAGTGTGATCGCGATCGGAAACGCTTACGGTTACGTCCACACATGCACCCAAGGCATCGTCAGTGCTTTGCACCGTGACGTGCCCGTCAATGACACACAAGACTATCAAGATTTGATTCAGATCAGTGCCGGTATTAACCCGGGCAACTCTGGCGGGCCGCTCCTGAACATCGATGGCGAAATCATTGGTGTAAACGTCGCCGTCCGCGTCGGGGCACAGCAGATCGCCTTTGCGATCCCGATCGATCAGGTCGTCGACATAGTGACTTCGATGATCGAGGAGCACAACGCGACTCGACTCGATACCGGATTGAGCACCCAGGGTGGCCCGCGCGATGGCGATGGAGTGACCATCACCCATGTCTCCGCTAGCAGTTCAGCCGCACGGGACGGATTGAAGCCGGGTGACCGCGTGGTCCGCGTTGGGGCTCGATCGGTTGACGATCGTTTGGATTACTCACTGGCAATGCTACACGCCAGGCCGGGGCAAAACCTGCCGATCGAAGTGGAACGCGATGGCCAGGCGATCCAACTCGCACTTGCCGCTTCCAACCGTTCGCAGCAGGGGCAAGGTTCTAGCGACGCCGCTTGGTCGGTCATCGGAATCCGAGCTAAACCGATCAGCCAGTCCGCAATGAACCGTCTGAATGCCCGCATGCGGACTCCTTATCGCGGCGGATTGATGATCACATCGGTTCGTACCGGATCCGAAGCAGCCGAACAAGGCATTCAAGTGGGCGACGTCTTACTGGGGATCCACAACTGGCAAACCGCCAGCCTGTCAGATTTGGCCGGTATCCTTGATCATCCCGATATCAAGAAAGGTCCGAAAGCGAAGTTCTACATCGTTCGTCGCGAGCAAACCTTGTATGGGCATTTTCAACTGGCCGCCCGTGACCAGACACAGCATCACTGA
- a CDS encoding DUF1501 domain-containing protein → MTRKSSLFPCGRVANLLSRREWLFRAGGGAGMLGLANLLAEQNLLAAPESQTSAEPIDSLTPRSGHFPAKAKSVIWLFMEGAPSAVDMFDRKPELDKRDGATTDIQAFFGNPGPLMKSPFSFSQYGDCGQWVCDQYTHVAKHVDKMAFIKSCFSESNDHVPAIYQINSGLPRPGFPTAGAWVTYGLGSENQNLPGYVVMGNTQGAKGGPHNWGAGFLPSTFQGTLFRSQGTPVLNLKRQPQITKRDQLAQLDLMAKLNDEHMRRHSRDAEFANRMQSFELAFRMQKEATEVVDLSRETKATHELYGIDNPRSKSYGSKCLMARRLVESGVRFVQVYSDGEWDAHDNLEENHTHHCAATDVPVAGLLTDLEARGLLDSTLVIWGGEFGRMPISQNGKGRDHNPKGFMQWMAGAGIKGGVSYGETDEIGYEAVENPVSVNDLHATILHLLGLDHERLTYFHNGRSYRLTDVAGNVIRDILA, encoded by the coding sequence ATGACTAGAAAATCCTCTTTGTTTCCATGTGGTCGCGTCGCCAACTTATTGAGTCGTCGCGAATGGTTATTCCGAGCCGGCGGTGGCGCCGGGATGCTCGGTCTCGCCAACCTGCTAGCCGAACAGAATCTCCTTGCCGCACCGGAATCACAGACATCGGCCGAACCGATTGACTCGCTGACTCCACGCAGCGGTCATTTTCCGGCGAAAGCGAAATCCGTTATCTGGTTATTTATGGAAGGGGCTCCCAGTGCGGTCGACATGTTTGACCGCAAGCCGGAGTTAGACAAACGCGATGGGGCGACCACAGATATTCAAGCGTTTTTCGGCAACCCGGGCCCTCTCATGAAATCGCCGTTTTCGTTTAGCCAATATGGCGACTGTGGTCAGTGGGTTTGTGATCAATACACACATGTCGCAAAGCACGTCGACAAGATGGCGTTTATCAAGTCTTGCTTTAGTGAATCGAACGACCACGTTCCCGCGATTTATCAAATCAATAGTGGTTTGCCACGCCCTGGGTTCCCGACAGCCGGGGCTTGGGTGACATACGGACTCGGTAGTGAGAATCAAAACTTGCCCGGATACGTCGTCATGGGGAATACGCAAGGTGCTAAGGGCGGTCCACATAACTGGGGAGCGGGTTTCTTGCCATCGACTTTTCAGGGCACACTGTTCCGATCCCAAGGAACGCCGGTCCTGAATCTTAAGCGGCAACCGCAGATTACCAAGCGCGATCAGCTCGCTCAGCTTGACCTGATGGCCAAGTTGAACGACGAACACATGCGGCGTCATTCTCGGGATGCGGAGTTTGCCAACCGAATGCAGTCGTTCGAATTGGCATTTCGAATGCAAAAAGAAGCAACTGAGGTCGTGGACTTATCGCGAGAAACGAAGGCGACGCATGAGTTGTATGGTATCGACAATCCAAGGTCCAAATCGTATGGCTCGAAATGCTTGATGGCGAGACGGTTGGTCGAAAGCGGCGTTCGGTTCGTCCAGGTCTACAGTGACGGTGAATGGGACGCACATGACAACTTGGAAGAAAATCATACCCACCATTGCGCAGCGACCGATGTGCCTGTCGCCGGTTTGCTTACCGATTTGGAAGCACGTGGACTTCTCGATTCAACCCTGGTGATTTGGGGTGGTGAATTTGGGCGGATGCCGATTTCGCAAAATGGAAAAGGACGTGATCACAATCCCAAGGGGTTTATGCAGTGGATGGCCGGTGCCGGGATTAAAGGTGGCGTCAGCTATGGCGAAACCGATGAAATTGGCTATGAAGCGGTCGAAAACCCGGTCAGTGTGAATGACCTGCACGCCACAATTCTGCACTTGCTAGGGCTCGATCATGAGCGACTGACGTATTTCCATAACGGGCGAAGCTATCGGCTGACCGATGTGGCGGGGAACGTCATTCGTGACATCCTGGCGTAG
- a CDS encoding prolyl oligopeptidase family serine peptidase: protein MLRSIVAAILMPLASFGVLADGPADNIASSVRPIPPAGIEIDQQVIQSLRQRCDAVRASWSDVMVQAEQTVQHSKKWQQATARKKRNELRSLEPEVLVFPRAVELAIELNQFYKEGEVDSANQLLDLAEHRIKLANEGVSWEEVIGIRDGKQQQLIVGGYRSKIDGSFQPYAVVVPKGFAQGDSRPRRLDLWFHGRGEKLSEVNFLFNGQKSAGQYTPDDSFVLHPYGRYSNAFKFAGEIDVLEALSYLQSRLPVDEHKIAARGFSMGGAACWQFATHYADRFFAANPGAGFSETPEFLKSFQQEDLSGTPDFQRKLWRLYDCPPWSRNLVHCPTVAYSGELDRQKQAADVMESALAEHDIDLIHVIGPQTEHKIHDDSKVEIEQRMKSLASLAKSDVPRQIDLTTYTLRYNRMHWVHVEGLQQHWEKAHVTASFLNDQQIELNTENVTHLRLSFRSGQWPGDFPCSPVLKIDGTQLIGPPIHSDRSWEISLAKQQGRWVIAEDHDSLRKRPGLQGPIDDAFMDSFLFVLPSKKSSNEKLQAWYEQEAKHAMSHWRKHFRGDIRVVNDHEVTKEMILRHHLVTFGDPECNTLLERLRDALPMQWSRDALKLGSKQYRQANITGIAIYPNPLQTSKYLVINSGFTFREYDYLNNARQTPKLPDWAIVDVTDGPTMRAPGLIVDSGFFDETWQVW, encoded by the coding sequence ATGCTGCGTTCAATCGTTGCGGCGATCCTTATGCCGCTTGCCTCGTTCGGCGTCCTTGCCGATGGTCCGGCTGACAACATTGCTTCATCTGTCCGACCGATCCCGCCAGCGGGAATCGAAATCGACCAGCAAGTGATCCAATCACTTCGCCAACGCTGCGATGCCGTCCGCGCGTCTTGGTCCGACGTTATGGTTCAGGCCGAGCAGACAGTCCAGCACAGCAAGAAATGGCAACAAGCTACGGCGCGGAAAAAGCGAAATGAGTTACGCAGTCTTGAGCCGGAAGTCTTAGTCTTCCCTCGTGCGGTCGAATTGGCCATCGAACTGAACCAGTTTTACAAAGAAGGCGAAGTCGACAGCGCCAATCAACTTCTCGACCTGGCAGAACATCGGATCAAACTCGCCAACGAAGGCGTCTCTTGGGAAGAAGTCATCGGCATCCGCGATGGCAAGCAACAACAGCTAATCGTCGGCGGCTACCGTTCGAAGATCGATGGATCGTTCCAACCTTACGCCGTTGTGGTCCCAAAAGGATTCGCCCAAGGCGACAGTCGTCCACGGCGTTTGGATTTATGGTTTCACGGGCGCGGCGAGAAGCTGAGCGAAGTCAACTTTTTGTTCAACGGCCAAAAGTCGGCCGGACAGTACACACCGGACGATAGCTTTGTCCTGCATCCCTACGGTCGCTATAGCAATGCGTTTAAGTTTGCCGGCGAAATCGATGTTCTTGAAGCGTTGTCGTATCTTCAATCAAGACTCCCGGTCGACGAACACAAGATCGCCGCGCGAGGGTTCTCGATGGGCGGCGCGGCCTGCTGGCAATTCGCGACACACTACGCAGATCGCTTTTTCGCGGCCAATCCCGGCGCCGGCTTTTCGGAAACCCCTGAGTTCCTGAAATCGTTCCAGCAAGAAGACCTTTCCGGGACTCCCGACTTCCAGCGCAAACTGTGGCGTCTGTACGATTGCCCGCCGTGGTCCCGCAACTTGGTCCATTGTCCAACCGTCGCCTATAGCGGTGAACTCGACCGGCAAAAACAAGCCGCCGACGTCATGGAATCAGCATTGGCCGAACATGACATTGATTTGATTCATGTGATCGGCCCTCAAACCGAACACAAGATTCACGATGACTCCAAGGTCGAAATCGAACAACGGATGAAGTCTCTGGCGTCGCTTGCGAAGTCAGACGTACCAAGACAAATTGACCTGACAACTTACACGTTGCGTTACAACCGCATGCATTGGGTCCACGTCGAAGGCTTGCAACAACACTGGGAAAAAGCTCACGTCACTGCGTCGTTTTTGAACGATCAACAAATCGAACTCAACACTGAAAACGTCACTCATTTGAGGTTGTCATTTCGATCAGGACAATGGCCGGGCGACTTTCCCTGTTCACCGGTGCTAAAGATCGATGGTACGCAACTGATTGGTCCCCCGATCCACTCCGATCGTTCTTGGGAGATCTCACTCGCCAAGCAACAAGGACGTTGGGTGATCGCCGAAGATCACGATTCCCTCCGCAAAAGACCGGGTCTTCAAGGGCCAATCGACGATGCGTTTATGGACTCGTTTCTGTTCGTGTTGCCATCGAAAAAGTCCTCAAACGAGAAACTTCAAGCTTGGTATGAGCAAGAAGCCAAGCACGCGATGTCACACTGGCGAAAACATTTCCGCGGGGATATACGCGTCGTGAACGACCATGAAGTCACCAAGGAGATGATTCTACGACATCATTTGGTGACCTTCGGTGATCCGGAATGCAATACACTGTTAGAGCGTCTGCGCGACGCCCTGCCAATGCAGTGGTCCCGTGACGCTCTGAAGCTGGGATCGAAGCAATACAGACAAGCAAACATCACCGGCATTGCGATCTACCCCAACCCGCTTCAAACGTCGAAGTATCTGGTGATCAATAGCGGCTTCACGTTCCGCGAATATGACTACCTAAACAACGCCAGACAGACCCCAAAACTACCCGACTGGGCGATCGTCGACGTCACCGATGGACCGACGATGAGAGCCCCCGGATTGATCGTTGATTCCGGGTTCTTTGACGAAACTTGGCAGGTGTGGTAG
- a CDS encoding nickel pincer cofactor-dependent isomerase, group 22, with product MSDPGRSLPRMFCVQSSDPNRRIDDIESSVKSSVAACPALESVRSGDSVAIAVGSRGIDRIDRVVRAVVNEMACRGAKPFIVPAMGSHGGATAEGQVATLRSLGITEASVGCQIRATMETVSLGNAAGIDLFFDANASKADHVIVINRIKPHTRLIGTIQSGLCKMLMIGLGKRRGAIEFHPAFRSFDYQLETIVDDVVSLILEKTNVRFGVAVIEDAYDSIGYVDCIVAAEMISREKTLLKTAVDWMPKLPFKTADVLIIDEIGKEISGTGMDTNVIGRKWHDKMAGENEWPKINEIYVRSLTAKTAGNASGIGIAEYTHRRVVDAIDHEKTRVNCLTANHATAAATPLWLDRDQDVLSAICVQTPQPAASRRWMWIRNTLELSNVWCSEAYRGELEQRSDLTVLDGPVAFEFDDNGQLIPR from the coding sequence ATGAGCGATCCAGGGCGGTCCTTGCCGAGAATGTTTTGTGTCCAATCATCGGATCCGAACCGGCGGATCGATGACATCGAGTCGAGCGTCAAATCGTCCGTTGCGGCTTGTCCCGCACTCGAATCGGTTCGGTCGGGCGACAGCGTAGCGATCGCCGTGGGCAGTCGAGGTATCGACCGAATCGATCGGGTCGTCCGGGCGGTTGTCAATGAGATGGCGTGTCGAGGAGCGAAGCCATTCATCGTACCGGCAATGGGAAGTCATGGTGGGGCGACGGCAGAGGGACAGGTCGCGACGCTGCGGTCATTGGGGATAACGGAGGCGTCGGTTGGATGCCAGATCCGTGCAACGATGGAAACCGTCTCGCTGGGCAACGCGGCGGGAATCGACTTGTTCTTCGATGCAAACGCGTCCAAAGCAGACCATGTCATCGTGATCAATCGCATTAAGCCGCACACGCGATTGATTGGCACGATCCAAAGTGGACTGTGCAAGATGCTGATGATTGGGTTAGGGAAACGACGCGGGGCGATTGAGTTCCATCCAGCGTTTCGTTCGTTCGACTACCAACTTGAAACGATTGTCGATGACGTAGTCTCATTGATTCTGGAAAAAACAAACGTGCGCTTTGGTGTTGCCGTGATCGAAGATGCATACGATTCCATCGGATACGTCGACTGTATCGTCGCAGCCGAAATGATTTCTCGTGAGAAAACGCTTTTGAAGACGGCGGTGGACTGGATGCCAAAACTGCCGTTCAAAACGGCAGATGTCTTGATCATTGACGAAATCGGAAAAGAGATCAGCGGAACGGGAATGGATACGAATGTGATCGGACGAAAATGGCACGATAAAATGGCAGGCGAAAACGAATGGCCTAAGATCAACGAAATTTATGTCCGATCACTCACGGCGAAGACCGCCGGAAACGCCAGTGGAATCGGAATCGCCGAGTACACCCATCGGCGTGTTGTCGATGCCATCGATCATGAAAAAACACGAGTCAATTGCTTGACGGCCAACCATGCAACCGCCGCGGCGACCCCGCTTTGGTTGGATCGTGACCAAGACGTCTTGAGTGCAATTTGTGTCCAAACACCCCAGCCCGCGGCTTCACGACGGTGGATGTGGATTCGAAACACGTTGGAACTTAGCAACGTCTGGTGTAGCGAAGCTTACCGTGGCGAATTAGAGCAGCGATCTGACCTCACCGTGCTTGACGGACCTGTCGCATTTGAATTTGATGATAACGGGCAATTGATTCCGCGATGA
- a CDS encoding tRNA-queuosine alpha-mannosyltransferase domain-containing protein: MKVLGIEPYFGGSHRAFLEGLVQFSRHQWTLATLPARHWKWRMRSAPSVLADQVAGMFGPHVKDQVFPELVFCSDMLDLPTWIGFASRKRSLCEWIGHARLVTYFHENQWAYPTAAGARLDHHYGYTNLLTADLSDECWFNSAFNRDTFLTRSREFLRRMPDARDSVDLDRIERCSRIIRPGFKAFQSQRRHQERCNGLRVGWVGRFESDKRPDRFVVLLEDLEANGIRFELVLLGQRGRQRDAYEQIASRFSDQILFDGYCEEVTEYHARLAEIDVVVSTADHEFFGIAMCEAIWAGAVPVVPDGLCYPEYVPAALRYRTHAQAVEIIRSLESSQTRAKFSKQCRDQIQSWTIDQVAAEVDDQFRRLCQTEQQRR; the protein is encoded by the coding sequence ATGAAGGTGCTTGGAATCGAACCTTATTTTGGAGGAAGCCATCGAGCATTTTTAGAAGGGCTCGTTCAGTTTTCCCGCCATCAATGGACACTCGCGACGCTGCCGGCAAGACACTGGAAGTGGAGAATGCGATCGGCACCCTCGGTGCTGGCCGATCAAGTCGCTGGTATGTTCGGACCGCACGTGAAGGATCAAGTGTTTCCAGAGCTCGTTTTTTGCAGCGATATGTTGGATCTGCCCACATGGATCGGTTTCGCAAGCCGTAAACGATCGCTTTGCGAATGGATCGGTCATGCCCGCCTCGTGACATATTTTCACGAAAATCAATGGGCATATCCAACCGCCGCCGGTGCTCGACTCGATCATCACTATGGCTACACGAATTTGTTGACTGCAGATTTAAGTGATGAATGTTGGTTTAATTCGGCATTCAATCGTGACACCTTTTTAACTCGCTCTCGAGAGTTCTTGCGAAGGATGCCCGACGCTCGTGACTCCGTCGATCTTGACCGAATCGAGCGATGCTCTCGAATCATCCGCCCAGGGTTCAAGGCATTTCAATCGCAACGTCGACATCAGGAGCGTTGCAACGGACTTCGGGTCGGTTGGGTGGGACGATTTGAGTCCGATAAGCGTCCCGACCGATTTGTGGTGTTGCTTGAAGACTTGGAAGCCAACGGGATTCGCTTTGAATTGGTCTTGCTAGGCCAACGTGGGCGCCAAAGAGACGCCTATGAACAGATTGCTTCGCGGTTCTCCGATCAGATTTTGTTTGACGGTTATTGTGAAGAAGTTACCGAGTATCACGCACGCTTGGCCGAGATCGATGTCGTGGTTTCCACGGCGGACCACGAGTTCTTTGGGATCGCAATGTGCGAAGCCATCTGGGCGGGGGCTGTTCCGGTGGTACCCGATGGGCTTTGTTATCCCGAGTATGTCCCCGCTGCGCTCCGTTACCGAACACACGCGCAAGCGGTCGAGATCATCCGGTCGCTCGAATCAAGTCAAACCCGTGCGAAGTTTTCTAAGCAATGCCGTGATCAAATCCAATCTTGGACAATCGATCAGGTAGCCGCCGAAGTCGATGATCAGTTTCGGCGGCTCTGTCAGACAGAACAGCAACGTCGGTGA